Proteins encoded in a region of the Onychostoma macrolepis isolate SWU-2019 chromosome 20, ASM1243209v1, whole genome shotgun sequence genome:
- the LOC131527197 gene encoding mucin-2 isoform X3, with product MMEQDESRDFKTLKAWFQGENGLKIQTKPDLPEKPKTIPPSTKVSNPLISSIKAAVQKGSLHAPRVVFKEDNNLSRPLSPPWELKTRENQPISNDELLDNKQVNTSKQNLKDKNPPLVLPVVPKTKTPEPDSSPRTPVSASPVKVTTPKKFVFTPQKTNKDECEKTDLMKEVNTTKKSLKDRNFPLVLPVPSKKAISPEPEPSPLTPASVPSAKVSTPKSFVFTPQKISQDENEKADTVKEVDTAKKSLKDRNLPLVLPVPPIKADTPEPEPSPYTPRNSTPHNFVFTTQKTSKDENEEANTVERPTPASRTPAPNHSAPAGPSVTATPPTQSVPVVPKAVVPSQASTGIPSVPNIPAPSIPAPGSSTSASPEPKIPEPAIPTPSQAVPKSKPETSISYPPDTEPSKPNIHMLNLSEVFPPPEGSPPPEFTDIPPPVFGEDFPDGDFSEQTIRTPAIRTSIVPVPRSQVVSRSPAPSTPPAVSSEPLVNPLEYTPAPVSSPPPEVYTPAAPLDMLLENAKTLTDKAAINPERSNEHQSSTKPLSALSALARAEEMASVKRSPNDSRVFNLLERAKRKSTVSPLATTPENTSIPGNTTLVETATPEIPLPETPTPLPKTATVEVTQPDLAAPEKALPQLATTLETLPYEAQPVPEVSDNPKLPPVDYVDHARLPPKTYPSETAEVNGFDHRVVTVVKPVNPPPPPPRKVLPATPIVDPPLETRTQTPARDLQIPTTPSEPLETHEDSLYDNSFEFYEDVEEPKAPALSTFRPPSVPSLASSTKRPVSAHEEAFLRELSLKQQLKEDMFPNMDDRDVDYGSMNSGSPYPEAQAAVHQDSVRSSPALTPSGTLERGDNVFDDQVDSKKGKTTKTKKQKGPPKNPYADAPAAVEETPKKILFSRKNSGKVVDDKELKKKEKQREKEKEKEKEREKKEQKEKEKKENEIRKKFKITGQEEPIYHVKVIEDCKGRKNDLPVKVGETVSIIRTNNCPKGKWLAKDSNNKYGYVPVESVDLNISGIMELGKMTTASNRPNGNGLKDPEVTSTGSRTSEHYGMNNESFSEDSEEWTCDDDDPVFGSANETAHIALNQSQATPAQDPVHQDQRDSTYMNMPKKQEAIQKLSTFFMQPKTSSQPLPRKNSPIMPELTPEDPDSLNKEEKDLDVSDLQILPPPDLYADIIAGESMTIYSKPIKLVSK from the exons ATGATGGAACAG GATGAATCAAGAGACTTTAAAACCCTGAAGGCATGGTTCCAGGGTGAAAATGGTCTGAAGATCCAGACTAAACCTGACCTCCCAGAGAAACCCAAAACCATCCCTCCGTCGACAAAAGTCAGCAATCCTTTGATCTCATCCATCAAGGCTGCTGTGCAAAAAGGGTCGCTTCACGCACCACGTGTAGTCTTCAAGGAGGACAACAATCTCAGTCGCCCGCTGTCTCCACCTTGGGAATTAAAGACCAGAGAGAACCAACCCATCAGTAATGATGAACTGCTGGATAATAAGCAGGTCAACACTTCTAAGCAGAATCTGAAAGACAAGAATCCTCCACTGGTTCTTCCTGTAGTTCCAAAAACCAAAACTCCAGAGCCCGATTCCAGCCCACGTACACCTGTGTCTGCTTCACCAGTCAAAGTGACGACACCCAAAAAGTTTGTATTTACCCCTCAAAAAACTAACAAAGATGAATGCGAGAAAACAGACCTTATGAAGGAGGTGAACACTACCAAAAAGTCTCTGAAGGACAGGAATTTTCCACTGGTTCTGCCAGTGCCTTCAAAAAAAGCTATAAGCCCAGAACCTGAACCCAGCCCACTTACGCCTGCATCCGTTCCATCCGCCAAAGTGTCCACACCCAAGAGTTTTGTATTTACTCCTCAAAAAATTAGCCAAGATGAGAATGAGAAGGCAGACACAGTAAAAGAGGTTGACACTGCCAAAAAGTCTCTGAAAGACCGCAATCTTCCACTGGTTCTGCCAGTGCCTCCAATAAAAGCTGATACCCCAGAGCCTGAACCCAGTCCCTATACACCTCGGAATTCCACACCCCATAATTTTGTGTTTACCACTCAAAAAACTAGCAAAGATGAGAATGAGGAGGCAAATACAGTGGAAAGACCAACACCAGCTAGCCGTACCCCTGCTCCAAATCACTCAGCTCCTGCTGGCCCATCTGTAACAGCTACTCCCCCTACTCAAAGTGTACCTGTTGTTCCTAAGGCTGTTGTACCTTCTCAGGCTTCAACTGGAATACCTTCTGTCCCCAACATTCCCGCCCCAAGTATTCCAGCTCCAGGCAGTTCAACCTCCGCCAGCCCTGAGCCAAAGATTCCTGAACCCGCCATCCCAACACCATCTCAAGCTGTTCCTAAATCAAAGCCAGAAACCTCTATTTCATATCCTCCTGACACTGAACCTTCTAAACCAAATATACATATGCTCAATTTATCAGAGGTTTTTCCTCCCCCTGAAGGAAGTCCACCTCCGGAATTCACTGATATTCCGCCCCCTGTTTTTGGTGAAGACTTTCCAGATGGAGACTTTTCTGAGCAAACCATACGCACTCCAGCAATACGTACATCTATCGTCCCAGTTCCCAGGAGTCAAGTTGTCTCCAGGTCCCCTGCCCCATCCACCCCTCCAGCGGTATCTTCAGAGCCCTTGGTGAATCCCTTAGAATATACACCTGCTCCAGTCTCAAGCCCTCCTCCAGAAGTTTATACTCCTGCTGCACCTCTAGACATGTTACTGGAGAATGCAAAAACTCTGACTGACAAGGCAGCTATTAACCCAGAGAGGTCTAATGAGCACCAGTCCTCAACCAAGCCGCTTTCAGCCCTCTCAGCCTTGGCAAGAGCAGAGGAGATGGCCTCGGTAAAACGGTCACCAAATGATAGCCGTGTATTTAACCTTCTGGAAAGGGCCAAGAGAAAGTCCACAGTGAGCCCGCTGGCTACCACACCTGAAAATACATCTATTCCTGGAAATACAACCCTAGTTGAGACAGCTACACCCGAGATACCTCTGCCTGAAACTCCCACACCTCTGCCCAAGACTGCCACAGTTGAGGTGACCCAACCTGATCTAGCTGCGCCTGAAAAAGCCTTACCACAGCTTGCCACAACTTTAGAAACACTGCCTTACGAAGCCCAACCTGTACCAGAAGTGTCTGATAACCCTAAACTCCCTCCAGTTGACTATGTGGATCATGCTCGGTTGCCACCTAAAACTTATCCATCTGAAACTGCCGAAGTTAATGGCTTTGATCACA GGGTGGTGACAGTGGTCAAACCAGTGAAtcctcctcctccaccacctAGGAAGGTTCTGCCAGCTACACCCATTGTAGATCCCCCACTTGAGACACGAACTCAGACTCCTGCCAGAGACCTCCAGATTCCCACAACACCATCTGAACCTCTAGAAACACATG AAGATTCACTATATGACAACTCATTTGAGTTTTATGAAGATGTTGAGGAACCTAAGGCTCCAGCACTTTCAACCTTTAGGCCTCCATCAGTACCATCATTAGCTTCTAGTACCAAAAGGCCAGTGTCAGCTCATGAGGAAGCCTTCCTGAGAGAGTTGAGCCTAAAACAGCAGTTGAAAGAGGACATGTTTCCGAACATGGATGATAGAGATGTGGATTATGGGTCTATGAACTCTGGCTCTCCATATCCAGAAGCTCAAGCTGCTGTACATCAGGACTCAGTGCGAAGCTCTCCTGCCTTGACTCCATCAGG GACTCTTGAAAGAGGTGACAATGTCTTTGATGATCAAGTAGACAGTAAAAAAGGCAAAACGACAAAGACTAAGAAACAGAAAGGACCTCCGAAGA ATCCATATGCTGATGCTCCAGCTGCG GTAGAGGAGACTCCCAAGAAAATCTTGTTCTCCAG GAAGAACTCAGGAAAAGTGGTAGATgacaaagaactaaagaaaaaagagaaacagcgagaaaaggaaaaagagaaagagaaggagagagaaaagaaggagcagaaagaaaaggaaaagaaagaaaatgaaataaggAAAAAATTTAAg ATCACAGGCCAAGAAGAGCCCATTTATCATGTTAAAGTGATCGAGGACTGTAAGGGCCGTAAAAACGACCTGCCGGTGAAGGTTGGAGAAACTGTGAGCATCATCCGTACCAACAACTGCCCTAAAGGAAAATGGCTGGCAAAGGACAGCAACAACAAAT aCGGCTACGTCCCGGTGGAGAGTGTGGATTTAAACATCAGTGGCATTATGGAGCTGGGGAAGATGACAACGGCATCTAACAGACCCAACGGCAATGGACTCAAAGACCCAGAGGTCACCAGTACAGGAAGCAG GACCTCAGAGCATTACGGCATGAACAATGAGAGCT TCTCAGAAGACAGTGAAGAGTGGACATGTGATGATGATGACCCTGTGTTTGGCTCTGCTAATGAAACAGCACACAT AGCGCTGAATCAATCACAGGCCACACCAGCTCAAG atcctgtTCACCAAGACCAAAGAGATTCAACTTATATGAACATGCC aaaaaaacaggaagcGATTCAAAAACTCTCCACATTCTTTATGCAACCCAAGACGTCCTCTCAGCCTCTACCACGTAAAAACAGCCCAAT AATGCCAGAGCTCACACCAG AGGATCCTGACAGCTT aaataaagAGGAAAAAGATTTAGATGTCTCAGACCTCCAGATTCTTCCTCCTCCGGACCTGTACGCCGACATCATAGCTGGAGAGTCCATGACTATTTACAGCAA GCCAATCAAGCTCGTCTCAAAATAG
- the LOC131527197 gene encoding mucin-2 isoform X1 — MMEQDESRDFKTLKAWFQGENGLKIQTKPDLPEKPKTIPPSTKVSNPLISSIKAAVQKGSLHAPRVVFKEDNNLSRPLSPPWELKTRENQPISNDELLDNKQVNTSKQNLKDKNPPLVLPVVPKTKTPEPDSSPRTPVSASPVKVTTPKKFVFTPQKTNKDECEKTDLMKEVNTTKKSLKDRNFPLVLPVPSKKAISPEPEPSPLTPASVPSAKVSTPKSFVFTPQKISQDENEKADTVKEVDTAKKSLKDRNLPLVLPVPPIKADTPEPEPSPYTPRNSTPHNFVFTTQKTSKDENEEANTVERPTPASRTPAPNHSAPAGPSVTATPPTQSVPVVPKAVVPSQASTGIPSVPNIPAPSIPAPGSSTSASPEPKIPEPAIPTPSQAVPKSKPETSISYPPDTEPSKPNIHMLNLSEVFPPPEGSPPPEFTDIPPPVFGEDFPDGDFSEQTIRTPAIRTSIVPVPRSQVVSRSPAPSTPPAVSSEPLVNPLEYTPAPVSSPPPEVYTPAAPLDMLLENAKTLTDKAAINPERSNEHQSSTKPLSALSALARAEEMASVKRSPNDSRVFNLLERAKRKSTVSPLATTPENTSIPGNTTLVETATPEIPLPETPTPLPKTATVEVTQPDLAAPEKALPQLATTLETLPYEAQPVPEVSDNPKLPPVDYVDHARLPPKTYPSETAEVNGFDHRVVTVVKPVNPPPPPPRKVLPATPIVDPPLETRTQTPARDLQIPTTPSEPLETHEDSLYDNSFEFYEDVEEPKAPALSTFRPPSVPSLASSTKRPVSAHEEAFLRELSLKQQLKEDMFPNMDDRDVDYGSMNSGSPYPEAQAAVHQDSVRSSPALTPSGTLERGDNVFDDQVDSKKGKTTKTKKQKGPPKNPYADAPAAVEETPKKILFSRKNSGKVVDDKELKKKEKQREKEKEKEKEREKKEQKEKEKKENEIRKKFKITGQEEPIYHVKVIEDCKGRKNDLPVKVGETVSIIRTNNCPKGKWLAKDSNNKYGYVPVESVDLNISGIMELGKMTTASNRPNGNGLKDPEVTSTGSRTSEHYGMNNESFSEDSEEWTCDDDDPVFGSANETAHIALNQSQATPAQGESLMRHHGKIFTGTLPTGNIKDYNPVHQDQRDSTYMNMPKKQEAIQKLSTFFMQPKTSSQPLPRKNSPIMPELTPEDPDSLNKEEKDLDVSDLQILPPPDLYADIIAGESMTIYSKPIKLVSK, encoded by the exons ATGATGGAACAG GATGAATCAAGAGACTTTAAAACCCTGAAGGCATGGTTCCAGGGTGAAAATGGTCTGAAGATCCAGACTAAACCTGACCTCCCAGAGAAACCCAAAACCATCCCTCCGTCGACAAAAGTCAGCAATCCTTTGATCTCATCCATCAAGGCTGCTGTGCAAAAAGGGTCGCTTCACGCACCACGTGTAGTCTTCAAGGAGGACAACAATCTCAGTCGCCCGCTGTCTCCACCTTGGGAATTAAAGACCAGAGAGAACCAACCCATCAGTAATGATGAACTGCTGGATAATAAGCAGGTCAACACTTCTAAGCAGAATCTGAAAGACAAGAATCCTCCACTGGTTCTTCCTGTAGTTCCAAAAACCAAAACTCCAGAGCCCGATTCCAGCCCACGTACACCTGTGTCTGCTTCACCAGTCAAAGTGACGACACCCAAAAAGTTTGTATTTACCCCTCAAAAAACTAACAAAGATGAATGCGAGAAAACAGACCTTATGAAGGAGGTGAACACTACCAAAAAGTCTCTGAAGGACAGGAATTTTCCACTGGTTCTGCCAGTGCCTTCAAAAAAAGCTATAAGCCCAGAACCTGAACCCAGCCCACTTACGCCTGCATCCGTTCCATCCGCCAAAGTGTCCACACCCAAGAGTTTTGTATTTACTCCTCAAAAAATTAGCCAAGATGAGAATGAGAAGGCAGACACAGTAAAAGAGGTTGACACTGCCAAAAAGTCTCTGAAAGACCGCAATCTTCCACTGGTTCTGCCAGTGCCTCCAATAAAAGCTGATACCCCAGAGCCTGAACCCAGTCCCTATACACCTCGGAATTCCACACCCCATAATTTTGTGTTTACCACTCAAAAAACTAGCAAAGATGAGAATGAGGAGGCAAATACAGTGGAAAGACCAACACCAGCTAGCCGTACCCCTGCTCCAAATCACTCAGCTCCTGCTGGCCCATCTGTAACAGCTACTCCCCCTACTCAAAGTGTACCTGTTGTTCCTAAGGCTGTTGTACCTTCTCAGGCTTCAACTGGAATACCTTCTGTCCCCAACATTCCCGCCCCAAGTATTCCAGCTCCAGGCAGTTCAACCTCCGCCAGCCCTGAGCCAAAGATTCCTGAACCCGCCATCCCAACACCATCTCAAGCTGTTCCTAAATCAAAGCCAGAAACCTCTATTTCATATCCTCCTGACACTGAACCTTCTAAACCAAATATACATATGCTCAATTTATCAGAGGTTTTTCCTCCCCCTGAAGGAAGTCCACCTCCGGAATTCACTGATATTCCGCCCCCTGTTTTTGGTGAAGACTTTCCAGATGGAGACTTTTCTGAGCAAACCATACGCACTCCAGCAATACGTACATCTATCGTCCCAGTTCCCAGGAGTCAAGTTGTCTCCAGGTCCCCTGCCCCATCCACCCCTCCAGCGGTATCTTCAGAGCCCTTGGTGAATCCCTTAGAATATACACCTGCTCCAGTCTCAAGCCCTCCTCCAGAAGTTTATACTCCTGCTGCACCTCTAGACATGTTACTGGAGAATGCAAAAACTCTGACTGACAAGGCAGCTATTAACCCAGAGAGGTCTAATGAGCACCAGTCCTCAACCAAGCCGCTTTCAGCCCTCTCAGCCTTGGCAAGAGCAGAGGAGATGGCCTCGGTAAAACGGTCACCAAATGATAGCCGTGTATTTAACCTTCTGGAAAGGGCCAAGAGAAAGTCCACAGTGAGCCCGCTGGCTACCACACCTGAAAATACATCTATTCCTGGAAATACAACCCTAGTTGAGACAGCTACACCCGAGATACCTCTGCCTGAAACTCCCACACCTCTGCCCAAGACTGCCACAGTTGAGGTGACCCAACCTGATCTAGCTGCGCCTGAAAAAGCCTTACCACAGCTTGCCACAACTTTAGAAACACTGCCTTACGAAGCCCAACCTGTACCAGAAGTGTCTGATAACCCTAAACTCCCTCCAGTTGACTATGTGGATCATGCTCGGTTGCCACCTAAAACTTATCCATCTGAAACTGCCGAAGTTAATGGCTTTGATCACA GGGTGGTGACAGTGGTCAAACCAGTGAAtcctcctcctccaccacctAGGAAGGTTCTGCCAGCTACACCCATTGTAGATCCCCCACTTGAGACACGAACTCAGACTCCTGCCAGAGACCTCCAGATTCCCACAACACCATCTGAACCTCTAGAAACACATG AAGATTCACTATATGACAACTCATTTGAGTTTTATGAAGATGTTGAGGAACCTAAGGCTCCAGCACTTTCAACCTTTAGGCCTCCATCAGTACCATCATTAGCTTCTAGTACCAAAAGGCCAGTGTCAGCTCATGAGGAAGCCTTCCTGAGAGAGTTGAGCCTAAAACAGCAGTTGAAAGAGGACATGTTTCCGAACATGGATGATAGAGATGTGGATTATGGGTCTATGAACTCTGGCTCTCCATATCCAGAAGCTCAAGCTGCTGTACATCAGGACTCAGTGCGAAGCTCTCCTGCCTTGACTCCATCAGG GACTCTTGAAAGAGGTGACAATGTCTTTGATGATCAAGTAGACAGTAAAAAAGGCAAAACGACAAAGACTAAGAAACAGAAAGGACCTCCGAAGA ATCCATATGCTGATGCTCCAGCTGCG GTAGAGGAGACTCCCAAGAAAATCTTGTTCTCCAG GAAGAACTCAGGAAAAGTGGTAGATgacaaagaactaaagaaaaaagagaaacagcgagaaaaggaaaaagagaaagagaaggagagagaaaagaaggagcagaaagaaaaggaaaagaaagaaaatgaaataaggAAAAAATTTAAg ATCACAGGCCAAGAAGAGCCCATTTATCATGTTAAAGTGATCGAGGACTGTAAGGGCCGTAAAAACGACCTGCCGGTGAAGGTTGGAGAAACTGTGAGCATCATCCGTACCAACAACTGCCCTAAAGGAAAATGGCTGGCAAAGGACAGCAACAACAAAT aCGGCTACGTCCCGGTGGAGAGTGTGGATTTAAACATCAGTGGCATTATGGAGCTGGGGAAGATGACAACGGCATCTAACAGACCCAACGGCAATGGACTCAAAGACCCAGAGGTCACCAGTACAGGAAGCAG GACCTCAGAGCATTACGGCATGAACAATGAGAGCT TCTCAGAAGACAGTGAAGAGTGGACATGTGATGATGATGACCCTGTGTTTGGCTCTGCTAATGAAACAGCACACAT AGCGCTGAATCAATCACAGGCCACACCAGCTCAAGGTGAGTCACTGATGAGACATCATGGAAAAATTTTCACAGGAACTCTACCAACTGGGAACATCAAAGATTATA atcctgtTCACCAAGACCAAAGAGATTCAACTTATATGAACATGCC aaaaaaacaggaagcGATTCAAAAACTCTCCACATTCTTTATGCAACCCAAGACGTCCTCTCAGCCTCTACCACGTAAAAACAGCCCAAT AATGCCAGAGCTCACACCAG AGGATCCTGACAGCTT aaataaagAGGAAAAAGATTTAGATGTCTCAGACCTCCAGATTCTTCCTCCTCCGGACCTGTACGCCGACATCATAGCTGGAGAGTCCATGACTATTTACAGCAA GCCAATCAAGCTCGTCTCAAAATAG
- the LOC131527197 gene encoding titin isoform X2, whose product MMEQDESRDFKTLKAWFQGENGLKIQTKPDLPEKPKTIPPSTKVSNPLISSIKAAVQKGSLHAPRVVFKEDNNLSRPLSPPWELKTRENQPISNDELLDNKQVNTSKQNLKDKNPPLVLPVVPKTKTPEPDSSPRTPVSASPVKVTTPKKFVFTPQKTNKDECEKTDLMKEVNTTKKSLKDRNFPLVLPVPSKKAISPEPEPSPLTPASVPSAKVSTPKSFVFTPQKISQDENEKADTVKEVDTAKKSLKDRNLPLVLPVPPIKADTPEPEPSPYTPRNSTPHNFVFTTQKTSKDENEEANTVERPTPASRTPAPNHSAPAGPSVTATPPTQSVPVVPKAVVPSQASTGIPSVPNIPAPSIPAPGSSTSASPEPKIPEPAIPTPSQAVPKSKPETSISYPPDTEPSKPNIHMLNLSEVFPPPEGSPPPEFTDIPPPVFGEDFPDGDFSEQTIRTPAIRTSIVPVPRSQVVSRSPAPSTPPAVSSEPLVNPLEYTPAPVSSPPPEVYTPAAPLDMLLENAKTLTDKAAINPERSNEHQSSTKPLSALSALARAEEMASVKRSPNDSRVFNLLERAKRKSTVSPLATTPENTSIPGNTTLVETATPEIPLPETPTPLPKTATVEVTQPDLAAPEKALPQLATTLETLPYEAQPVPEVSDNPKLPPVDYVDHARLPPKTYPSETAEVNGFDHRVVTVVKPVNPPPPPPRKVLPATPIVDPPLETRTQTPARDLQIPTTPSEPLETHDSLYDNSFEFYEDVEEPKAPALSTFRPPSVPSLASSTKRPVSAHEEAFLRELSLKQQLKEDMFPNMDDRDVDYGSMNSGSPYPEAQAAVHQDSVRSSPALTPSGTLERGDNVFDDQVDSKKGKTTKTKKQKGPPKNPYADAPAAVEETPKKILFSRKNSGKVVDDKELKKKEKQREKEKEKEKEREKKEQKEKEKKENEIRKKFKITGQEEPIYHVKVIEDCKGRKNDLPVKVGETVSIIRTNNCPKGKWLAKDSNNKYGYVPVESVDLNISGIMELGKMTTASNRPNGNGLKDPEVTSTGSRTSEHYGMNNESFSEDSEEWTCDDDDPVFGSANETAHIALNQSQATPAQGESLMRHHGKIFTGTLPTGNIKDYNPVHQDQRDSTYMNMPKKQEAIQKLSTFFMQPKTSSQPLPRKNSPIMPELTPEDPDSLNKEEKDLDVSDLQILPPPDLYADIIAGESMTIYSKPIKLVSK is encoded by the exons ATGATGGAACAG GATGAATCAAGAGACTTTAAAACCCTGAAGGCATGGTTCCAGGGTGAAAATGGTCTGAAGATCCAGACTAAACCTGACCTCCCAGAGAAACCCAAAACCATCCCTCCGTCGACAAAAGTCAGCAATCCTTTGATCTCATCCATCAAGGCTGCTGTGCAAAAAGGGTCGCTTCACGCACCACGTGTAGTCTTCAAGGAGGACAACAATCTCAGTCGCCCGCTGTCTCCACCTTGGGAATTAAAGACCAGAGAGAACCAACCCATCAGTAATGATGAACTGCTGGATAATAAGCAGGTCAACACTTCTAAGCAGAATCTGAAAGACAAGAATCCTCCACTGGTTCTTCCTGTAGTTCCAAAAACCAAAACTCCAGAGCCCGATTCCAGCCCACGTACACCTGTGTCTGCTTCACCAGTCAAAGTGACGACACCCAAAAAGTTTGTATTTACCCCTCAAAAAACTAACAAAGATGAATGCGAGAAAACAGACCTTATGAAGGAGGTGAACACTACCAAAAAGTCTCTGAAGGACAGGAATTTTCCACTGGTTCTGCCAGTGCCTTCAAAAAAAGCTATAAGCCCAGAACCTGAACCCAGCCCACTTACGCCTGCATCCGTTCCATCCGCCAAAGTGTCCACACCCAAGAGTTTTGTATTTACTCCTCAAAAAATTAGCCAAGATGAGAATGAGAAGGCAGACACAGTAAAAGAGGTTGACACTGCCAAAAAGTCTCTGAAAGACCGCAATCTTCCACTGGTTCTGCCAGTGCCTCCAATAAAAGCTGATACCCCAGAGCCTGAACCCAGTCCCTATACACCTCGGAATTCCACACCCCATAATTTTGTGTTTACCACTCAAAAAACTAGCAAAGATGAGAATGAGGAGGCAAATACAGTGGAAAGACCAACACCAGCTAGCCGTACCCCTGCTCCAAATCACTCAGCTCCTGCTGGCCCATCTGTAACAGCTACTCCCCCTACTCAAAGTGTACCTGTTGTTCCTAAGGCTGTTGTACCTTCTCAGGCTTCAACTGGAATACCTTCTGTCCCCAACATTCCCGCCCCAAGTATTCCAGCTCCAGGCAGTTCAACCTCCGCCAGCCCTGAGCCAAAGATTCCTGAACCCGCCATCCCAACACCATCTCAAGCTGTTCCTAAATCAAAGCCAGAAACCTCTATTTCATATCCTCCTGACACTGAACCTTCTAAACCAAATATACATATGCTCAATTTATCAGAGGTTTTTCCTCCCCCTGAAGGAAGTCCACCTCCGGAATTCACTGATATTCCGCCCCCTGTTTTTGGTGAAGACTTTCCAGATGGAGACTTTTCTGAGCAAACCATACGCACTCCAGCAATACGTACATCTATCGTCCCAGTTCCCAGGAGTCAAGTTGTCTCCAGGTCCCCTGCCCCATCCACCCCTCCAGCGGTATCTTCAGAGCCCTTGGTGAATCCCTTAGAATATACACCTGCTCCAGTCTCAAGCCCTCCTCCAGAAGTTTATACTCCTGCTGCACCTCTAGACATGTTACTGGAGAATGCAAAAACTCTGACTGACAAGGCAGCTATTAACCCAGAGAGGTCTAATGAGCACCAGTCCTCAACCAAGCCGCTTTCAGCCCTCTCAGCCTTGGCAAGAGCAGAGGAGATGGCCTCGGTAAAACGGTCACCAAATGATAGCCGTGTATTTAACCTTCTGGAAAGGGCCAAGAGAAAGTCCACAGTGAGCCCGCTGGCTACCACACCTGAAAATACATCTATTCCTGGAAATACAACCCTAGTTGAGACAGCTACACCCGAGATACCTCTGCCTGAAACTCCCACACCTCTGCCCAAGACTGCCACAGTTGAGGTGACCCAACCTGATCTAGCTGCGCCTGAAAAAGCCTTACCACAGCTTGCCACAACTTTAGAAACACTGCCTTACGAAGCCCAACCTGTACCAGAAGTGTCTGATAACCCTAAACTCCCTCCAGTTGACTATGTGGATCATGCTCGGTTGCCACCTAAAACTTATCCATCTGAAACTGCCGAAGTTAATGGCTTTGATCACA GGGTGGTGACAGTGGTCAAACCAGTGAAtcctcctcctccaccacctAGGAAGGTTCTGCCAGCTACACCCATTGTAGATCCCCCACTTGAGACACGAACTCAGACTCCTGCCAGAGACCTCCAGATTCCCACAACACCATCTGAACCTCTAGAAACACATG ATTCACTATATGACAACTCATTTGAGTTTTATGAAGATGTTGAGGAACCTAAGGCTCCAGCACTTTCAACCTTTAGGCCTCCATCAGTACCATCATTAGCTTCTAGTACCAAAAGGCCAGTGTCAGCTCATGAGGAAGCCTTCCTGAGAGAGTTGAGCCTAAAACAGCAGTTGAAAGAGGACATGTTTCCGAACATGGATGATAGAGATGTGGATTATGGGTCTATGAACTCTGGCTCTCCATATCCAGAAGCTCAAGCTGCTGTACATCAGGACTCAGTGCGAAGCTCTCCTGCCTTGACTCCATCAGG GACTCTTGAAAGAGGTGACAATGTCTTTGATGATCAAGTAGACAGTAAAAAAGGCAAAACGACAAAGACTAAGAAACAGAAAGGACCTCCGAAGA ATCCATATGCTGATGCTCCAGCTGCG GTAGAGGAGACTCCCAAGAAAATCTTGTTCTCCAG GAAGAACTCAGGAAAAGTGGTAGATgacaaagaactaaagaaaaaagagaaacagcgagaaaaggaaaaagagaaagagaaggagagagaaaagaaggagcagaaagaaaaggaaaagaaagaaaatgaaataaggAAAAAATTTAAg ATCACAGGCCAAGAAGAGCCCATTTATCATGTTAAAGTGATCGAGGACTGTAAGGGCCGTAAAAACGACCTGCCGGTGAAGGTTGGAGAAACTGTGAGCATCATCCGTACCAACAACTGCCCTAAAGGAAAATGGCTGGCAAAGGACAGCAACAACAAAT aCGGCTACGTCCCGGTGGAGAGTGTGGATTTAAACATCAGTGGCATTATGGAGCTGGGGAAGATGACAACGGCATCTAACAGACCCAACGGCAATGGACTCAAAGACCCAGAGGTCACCAGTACAGGAAGCAG GACCTCAGAGCATTACGGCATGAACAATGAGAGCT TCTCAGAAGACAGTGAAGAGTGGACATGTGATGATGATGACCCTGTGTTTGGCTCTGCTAATGAAACAGCACACAT AGCGCTGAATCAATCACAGGCCACACCAGCTCAAGGTGAGTCACTGATGAGACATCATGGAAAAATTTTCACAGGAACTCTACCAACTGGGAACATCAAAGATTATA atcctgtTCACCAAGACCAAAGAGATTCAACTTATATGAACATGCC aaaaaaacaggaagcGATTCAAAAACTCTCCACATTCTTTATGCAACCCAAGACGTCCTCTCAGCCTCTACCACGTAAAAACAGCCCAAT AATGCCAGAGCTCACACCAG AGGATCCTGACAGCTT aaataaagAGGAAAAAGATTTAGATGTCTCAGACCTCCAGATTCTTCCTCCTCCGGACCTGTACGCCGACATCATAGCTGGAGAGTCCATGACTATTTACAGCAA GCCAATCAAGCTCGTCTCAAAATAG